The Caldanaerovirga acetigignens genome includes the window GACGAAGAGGTTTTAGAAAGGATCTTCAGCAAGAGGTACCTGAAGGACAGCAAGAAATTCGAGAGGGTAAAAGGCAAGGTCTTTGCAGTGATGAAAGATTTTCTTTTCAAAGAAGATATCGAAGAGGACGAAGCCTTTGAGAGGATTGGAATCCTGAAGACCATAGAGGAGATACTTTTTTGCGGGGCATTGAAGGCTGCGGTGGCGGGGAGCGTTCTGGATTTTTCTGTTTTCGCCTACGGCACTTCCTTAAACAGCCTTTCTGTGAGAGAGATGGAAATTTTAGACATCTCGTGCAGCAGGATAATTACCGTCGAAAACAAGGCCAATTACTATGAACTGATAAAGGATGCAAAATCAAAAGGAGATTTCATAGTCTACCTCGGAGGCTTTTACAGCCCATCGAAGAGGTTTTTTCTGGAAAAGCTTTACTCTTTTATTAAGGCGGAAAATAAAAATGTAGAGTTTTATCACTGGGGAGACATAGACTTAGGAGGATTCAAGATTTTTGTGAAATTGAAAGAAATAATAAGAGAGCTAAAACCTCTTTACATGGACGTAGAGACGCTAGAAAAATACAAAGCCTTCGGCGAGCCTTTCAGCCAGGACTATGAAGAAAGGCTGAGGGAGCTCCTTGGAAATCCGGAGTACAGCGAGTTTTACGGCGTCATACAGGAAATGCTGAAACTTGGGATAAGGCTGGAACAGGAGGCTATTTTAGCGTGAAATGTTTTTTAACCAAAGTAATGGAGGATTTTTTTGTTTATTCGTAGAACTAATTATCAAAATTACAAAAACTTATTGTTAATAAAAGATATCGAGATAGATAGGGGGAATTTGTCTATGCTACGTGCTGTTGTAATAGGTCCGAGGGGAAAGATGGGAAGGCTTATAGTAAAATCCCTTTACGAGAGGGAAAATGCTCAGATAATAGGAGCGGTTGCGCCGAAAGGAGCGGATTATGTTGGGAAAGATGTAGGGCTCTTATGCGGATTGGGTAAAGAGATAAATGTGAGGGTGACAGATGACATAGAAAGTGTTATTAAAAAATGCAATTGTATAATTGATTTTACGTTTCCAGCAGTTTCCTTGGAGATACTAAAACACGCTTTATCGCAAAAGAAAGCTTTGGTCTGTGGAACGACGGGCTTTAAAGAAGAAGAAAAAGAGGAGTTTATAAAAGCATCACAGGAGATACCTATAGTTTTTGCGGGGAATACTTCCTTTTTGATAAATCATTTATATAAATTGTTGGAGTATCTTGCCCGTAATGTAGGAGACTATGCTGAAATTGATATAGTAGAGATGCATGACCGCTTCAAAAAGGATGCACCGAGTGGGACTTCGCTTGAAATGCGGGAAGTATTGAAAAAAGTACTTCCTAATAAAAATGTAAATATTCATTCTATTAGAGGAGGAGATGTGCCTAGCACCCATAAAATAATTTTTAATTTATTAGGAGAAAGGTTAGAAATTACCCATCATGCTACTAATTTCCAGTGTTTTGCGGAAGGGGCGGTTAGGGCGGCAGAATATTTACTGTCAAAGAAAAATGGTTTTTATACGATGAAGGAAGTTTTCGGTATAGCTATGTGAAAGTTGAGTTATAAAAACTCGCCGCTTACAATGCGGCATTTTTTTATTTTAAAAGAAAGGAATTTTGCACTTATTTGTAGAAGTATTATAAAAAATTTAAGAGGTAAATATTACCATGAGGTAGGCTACTGGGGTGCTTAAATACCGCCTGCTGGGAATGAGCACTCTTTGAAAAGGCGGAATCCAAATAGCCCAGCCGTCTAAACTGTGATTTTTGTCACAGTTTGGATGAATATGAATGATTCAAATGCTGTCGGCGGTGAAGGAAATAGGCAGATTGGTAATAGAGAGCGAAGGGAGACAGCTTTTAGAGGTACTCGTCGAGGATCCTAACTCAAATGGAAATTATAAGAAAGTTATAGCGATAGTCTTTGAAAAATTAAATGAAGAAATAAAATTTTGCGGAGTCGAACTTGAAGATTATGAAAGTAGCAAGATAATGAAATATCTCTATCGAAGCGGAGCGGCAAATGGAGCCGATCTTACACCTTCAGCAAAGCTTGCGAAGGACCCGGGCGGGACTTTTGACAGGAAGATTTTGGGTTGGTTTTCTATCTTAGATAAAAGAGATATAAAAATTACCGGTGAAGAAAGGGAATTTTTAGCAAGCATTAGAGAACAGCTTGAAAAGAATGCAGAAACCATAAAAAATGAAATTTACAGGATCAGGAATGAGATACCGGGGAAAACTGGAATATTCATTACTCTGAAAATAAAGGAAGGAAACAAGACAAGTTATATAGGGGATTTTGAGGTATTCAAAAAACTACTAATATATCAGGTGAACGAAAAGGACAAAAGATGTGCTGCTTCGAATAAAGTCTGTTCGATATGCGGTGAAAAAAAGCCCGTTGTGATAGGGAATCTGAACACTTACGCCTTTTATACCCTCGACAAACCGGGATATATAACCGGCGGTTTTAGAGAAGACGAGGCATGGAAAAATTTCCCCGTATGTTTTGACTGCAAGCTTGCTTTGGAAGAGGGCAAGAAGTACGTTGAGCAGTATCTGAGCTTCAGTTTTTGCGGCATAAGGTATTATTTGATACCGAAGTTTATAGTTGGGGTTGAAAATGTTTCGGAGGAAATACTCGATATTTTCAGGAGCTCCTCGAAGTTAATTTCTCTGAGAAGCAGGGTGATCAAAAGCATTACACGAGATGAAGAAGATATTTTGTATTATCTCAAAGATGTGAAGGACGTCATAACGGTGAATTTCCTGTTTTTGCAGAAAATGAATGCGGCAGAGAGGATCCTGCTTTTGATTGAGGATGTATTTCCTTCTCGTATCAGAAAGATATTTGATGCTAAAGAGTGCATTGATGAAATTTTTAAGGACGATTTCACCTTCGCTACAGTTAGAAATTTCTTCTCGAAATCAGATCCGAACAAGAAAAACTACGACCTTGACGGGTATTTTCTGGATATTGTTGACAGGATATTCAAAAATCGGCCGGTGAGCTACCATTTCGTATTGCAGTTTATGATGAAGAAAATAAGGAGCGAATTCGTAAATGATAACAATTTTTACCGGGCTGTGAGAGATGGCCTGATGGTTTTGACTTTTTTGGAAAAATTAAAGCTGATAAAAATGGAGGAGAAAAGTATGGAAGAAAGGTTATTCGACGATTTGTTTAAAAAATACGGTTCTGCGTTTGAAACCCCTGTAAAAAGAGGACTCTTCCTTTTGGGAGCTCTTGCAGAACTATTGCTTAGAAAACAATTTAAAGAAAGGGGAGCTAAGCCTTTTATCAAAAGCCTTAAGAGCTTGAAGATGGACGAGAAAGATTTCAAAGCGCTTTTGCCCAAAATCCAGAATAAGCTCGAAGAGTACGATTCATTTGACAAGGGGAAGAGGATGCTGGCGAAGGAGATATCGCATTATCTTCTTTCTGAAAAGGAAGGTTGGAATATGTCGGTTGATGAAATGAATTTTTACTTTGCTGCCGGCATGAATTTGGTAGATGAGGTCGCAAAGATAATTTATCCGGAGGAAAAGCCGGAAGAAATATCAGTTCAGCAATAAAAATTTGTTAGGGAGGTATATTTAAAAATGGCGTGCATAAAAAACAGGTCGGAAATACTCTTTCTTTATGATGTAACTGATGCTAATCCAAACGGAGATCCTGTCGATGAGAACAAACCGAGGATAGATGAGGAAACAGGGGTAAATATAGTAACCGATGTCCGCTTGAAGAGGACTGTCAGGGATTATCTTTATTATTACAAGAACCTGGATGTATTCGTTTTGGAATTGAGGGACGATAAGGGCAATTTGAAGACGAAAGAAGACAGGCTGGCTGATTTCAAAGACAACGAAGAGATTATTAAAAAGTGCATCGACGTGAGGCTTTTTGGTGCTACTACGGCAGTGAAGGATAAGACGATGACCGTGACGGGCCCCGTCCAGTTCAAATACGGAAGGTCTTTGCACAGAGTAAACGTCATGTACGTAAAAGGCACAACTGTAATGCCCTCAGGTCAGGACAAAAAACAGGGGACCTTTACAGAAAAATACATCCTTCCGTATTCGCTCATAGCTTTTTACGGTATCGTAAATGAAAATGCTGCGGCAAATCAGGGGATTGATTTAACGGAAGAGGATGTTATGTACCTCCTGGAAGGGCTTTGGAACGGGACGAAAAACCTCATGTCAACTTCAAAAGCCGGCCAGATGCCGCGTTTACTGCTTCAAGTAGTATATAAAGAGAAAAATTTCCATATAGGAGAGCTGGATAAGAGGATAAAGTTTGTCAGTGAAAAGAACGATGAAGAGATAAGGGATATAAAAGATGGCGTGCTAGATATAACAGAGCTGGTTGTTGCGCTGAATAGACACAAGGATACTATAGATAGAATTAATTATAAAGTTGATGAACGGCTGGTTCTATCAATGGACGGGAAGGCAATATCCATAAAAGAAGCATTGAGCGGTTTTGATTTGAACGAACTATCATTTTAAGGGGAATTGTTGTCATGAAGGTAATTGTCTTTGACGTTTTCGGGGATTTTGCCCACTTTAAAAAATTTTATACTACGTCATCGCCTCTGACGTTTTCTTTTCCTCCTCCGCCCACAGTCAGAGGGATGCTTGGAGCTATAGCTGGTATCGATAAAAAAGAATATCTTGATTGCTTTTCCCATAAAAAGTGCAGAGTTGCAATTAGAATTCTCGCGCCTGTGAAAAAGATAAGGATGGGCATAAATCACGTAAATACCAAGGGG containing:
- a CDS encoding TIGR02556 family CRISPR-associated protein, with amino-acid sequence MIQMLSAVKEIGRLVIESEGRQLLEVLVEDPNSNGNYKKVIAIVFEKLNEEIKFCGVELEDYESSKIMKYLYRSGAANGADLTPSAKLAKDPGGTFDRKILGWFSILDKRDIKITGEEREFLASIREQLEKNAETIKNEIYRIRNEIPGKTGIFITLKIKEGNKTSYIGDFEVFKKLLIYQVNEKDKRCAASNKVCSICGEKKPVVIGNLNTYAFYTLDKPGYITGGFREDEAWKNFPVCFDCKLALEEGKKYVEQYLSFSFCGIRYYLIPKFIVGVENVSEEILDIFRSSSKLISLRSRVIKSITRDEEDILYYLKDVKDVITVNFLFLQKMNAAERILLLIEDVFPSRIRKIFDAKECIDEIFKDDFTFATVRNFFSKSDPNKKNYDLDGYFLDIVDRIFKNRPVSYHFVLQFMMKKIRSEFVNDNNFYRAVRDGLMVLTFLEKLKLIKMEEKSMEERLFDDLFKKYGSAFETPVKRGLFLLGALAELLLRKQFKERGAKPFIKSLKSLKMDEKDFKALLPKIQNKLEEYDSFDKGKRMLAKEISHYLLSEKEGWNMSVDEMNFYFAAGMNLVDEVAKIIYPEEKPEEISVQQ
- the cas7b gene encoding type I-B CRISPR-associated protein Cas7/Csh2; the encoded protein is MACIKNRSEILFLYDVTDANPNGDPVDENKPRIDEETGVNIVTDVRLKRTVRDYLYYYKNLDVFVLELRDDKGNLKTKEDRLADFKDNEEIIKKCIDVRLFGATTAVKDKTMTVTGPVQFKYGRSLHRVNVMYVKGTTVMPSGQDKKQGTFTEKYILPYSLIAFYGIVNENAAANQGIDLTEEDVMYLLEGLWNGTKNLMSTSKAGQMPRLLLQVVYKEKNFHIGELDKRIKFVSEKNDEEIRDIKDGVLDITELVVALNRHKDTIDRINYKVDERLVLSMDGKAISIKEALSGFDLNELSF
- a CDS encoding Wadjet anti-phage system protein JetD domain-containing protein, with product MDLKKAIVSRLLDKYEKSKRFSGDAKIEKRITLNFSKGEFPFYDIENVESKENVHFALKELEKEGIIKIKWVKFEEGNIVEKVFLNLENLEKAYCAAKREPKDAILKRMAEKLSGFKKEIKSNWLLEFADFEIERIREKKSYPAYLPKEEELFDLTLKALKGIEQKGDEEVLERIFSKRYLKDSKKFERVKGKVFAVMKDFLFKEDIEEDEAFERIGILKTIEEILFCGALKAAVAGSVLDFSVFAYGTSLNSLSVREMEILDISCSRIITVENKANYYELIKDAKSKGDFIVYLGGFYSPSKRFFLEKLYSFIKAENKNVEFYHWGDIDLGGFKIFVKLKEIIRELKPLYMDVETLEKYKAFGEPFSQDYEERLRELLGNPEYSEFYGVIQEMLKLGIRLEQEAILA
- the dapB gene encoding 4-hydroxy-tetrahydrodipicolinate reductase, yielding MLRAVVIGPRGKMGRLIVKSLYERENAQIIGAVAPKGADYVGKDVGLLCGLGKEINVRVTDDIESVIKKCNCIIDFTFPAVSLEILKHALSQKKALVCGTTGFKEEEKEEFIKASQEIPIVFAGNTSFLINHLYKLLEYLARNVGDYAEIDIVEMHDRFKKDAPSGTSLEMREVLKKVLPNKNVNIHSIRGGDVPSTHKIIFNLLGERLEITHHATNFQCFAEGAVRAAEYLLSKKNGFYTMKEVFGIAM